Below is a genomic region from Kribbella qitaiheensis.
GCCCACACTGTGGACGCTGACGCCGGGATTCAGGAGTTCACGATCCGCGGCTCGCAGAAGGTGCACGGCGCGCTGGCAGCCGGCGCCGCGTTGGTGGCGATCGGCTTCGCCGCGTCGGCCTCGACCAGCGCCACCGGCGTACTGCGCTGGCTCGCCGCGGGCCGGCTTCGCCGCACTCGCGGTGGTCTGCGTCCGGGCGCTGACGGTCGGGGACCTGTTCGTCGCCGACAAGGTCGGGATCAGGCTGCGGATCCGCGACGAATGGATCGGCACCCGGTGGGAGCAGATCGAAGAAGTGACCGTACTGCGGCGCCGGCACCCGCTCGACGACGGCCGGATCGCGGTGCACCTGCTGGATCCGGGACCGGTCGTCGCGGCGATGTCGTCGACGACTCGCAAGGTGACCGATGCCAACCGTCGGTTGACCGGGACTTCTCTCGCGGTACCGTTCGGGTTGACGGCGCGACCGTCGAACGGGGACGTGGTGCAGGCGCTGCACATGCTCGCAGACGCCAGATGTCCGGTCAGGGAACAACTCTGATCAGGCAACAACCCTGAGCCTGGCGTGACCCCGTCGGCCCGCGACCGTTGACTAGTGAAGTCGACGGACCCTAGAACATGCGGACGGTGGAGAGGCGGTGAGGACGTGAGCATCGGCACTGAGCTCATGGCGGCCCGCGAACGGGCCGGCATGACGATCGAGCAGTTGAGCGCCGCGACCAGGATCAGATCCGGCCTGCTCACCGCCATGGAAGCCGACGATTTCGCCCGCTGCGGCGGTAACTTCTATGCCCGCGGGCATATCCGCTCGATCGCGCGGGTCGTGAAGGCCGATCCGGACGTCTTGCTGGCGAAGTACGACGAGACGCATCCGGCGGTGGACCCCGATCGGGGCCGTCGCGAGGAACGTCTGACGGCGAAGAGCCCGTCCCTGCACCCCGCCAGACCGCGCTGGACGCTCGTCGTCGGTGCGATCCTCGTCTGCCTGATGGGCTGGGGGATGATCCGTCTCTTCACGCTGCCCAGCGACGTCGAGGCGAACGCGTCGCGCACCACGCCGACGGTCGCCGTGACCACGCCGAGTGCCAAGCCGACCGTCACCAAGACGGTCGCGAAGCCACCCGTGAAGCCGGCCAAGCCGGTGACGAAGAAGGTCAAGCTGACCCTCACGGCCACCAAGGACGGCTCGTACGTCACCCTGCGGAACTTCCACGGCCTCAAGCTCTTCCAGGGCCTTCTCGGTCCCGGCTCCTCGCAGACCGTCGTCTACCCGGGCTCCATCCGGGTCACCCTCGGCTCGCTGGCCAACATCACCATCCACATCAACGACAAGCCGGCCGCCCCGAAGTCCAAACGCTTCACTATCACCCCCACCGGCGCCATCCAAAAGGACAAGTAGTCCCGCACTGGGTGGTGGCTGGTTTCTGTGGGGTGGGCGGAGCAGTCATACTCGTGGGTGATGACTAACACTCCCACCACCGTCGCCCTGGTCACGCTGGGCTGTGCCCGCAACGACGTCGACTCCGAGGAACTGGCCGGCCGGCTCGAGGCCGGCGGATTCCGCCTCGTCGACGATGCCGCCGAGGCGGACACCGTGGTGGTGAACACCTGCGGTTTCGTCGAGGCTGCCAAGAAGGATTCGGTCGACACGCTGTTGGCCGCATCCGACTATAAGGACTCCGGCCGGACCCAGGCCGTGGTGGCCGTCGGCTGCCTCGCCGAGCGGTACGGCGAGCAGTTGGCCGAGGCCCTGCCCGAGACCGACGCCGTGCTGGGCTTCGACGACTACGCGGACATCTCCGAGCGCCTGCGCTCGATCCTCGCCGGCAACAAGCATCAGTCCCACGTCCCGCGCGACCGCCGCAAACTGCTGCCGCTCGCCCCGGCCGACCGCGCCGCCGCCACCGGCGTCGCGCTCCCGGGCCATGGCGACGCTGCTGCTCGCCCGCTGACTCCGGTGAGCCGTGAATTCGGTGTGCTCGACGGCCAGGACCTGACCGACGCCGAGCTCGAGGCCGCGGGCGTCACCCGAGCCGAACTCACCGATGGCGCGACGGATCGTGAGTTGAAGGGCCGGACGGTCAAGGCCTCCGAGCGTGAGCTGACCATCGATGCCCCTGATCTGCAGTCCGCGCCGGCCAGTGGCCCTCGGGTGATGCGTCGCCGTCTCGACGGCGGACCGATGGCGCCGCTGAAGCTCGCGTCGGGTTGCGACCGTCGTTGCGCGTTCTGCGCGATCCCCGCCTTCCGCGGTGCGTTCGTCTCGCGTCGCCCGACCGAGGTGCTCGGCGAGGCCCACTGGCTGGCCGAGAACGGCGTCCGCGAGGTCTTCCTGGTCTCCGAGAACTCCACCTCGTACGGCAAGGATCTGGGCGACCTGCGGTTGCTGGAGACCCTCGTCGGCGAGATCGCGGCCGTCCCCGGCCTGACCCGGGTACGTGTGTCGTACCTGCAGCCGGCCGAGATGCGCCCGACGCTGATCAGCGCGATGGCCTCGACGCCCGGCGTCGTCCCGTACTTCGATCTCTCCTTCCAGCATGCCTCTGGGCCATTGCTGCGGCGGATGCGCCGGTTCGGTGACGCGGAGCGTTTCCTGGAGCTGATCGAGCTGGTCCGTGCGCAGGCGCCGACCGCCGGCATCCGGAGCAACGTGATCGTCGGGTTCCCGGGGGAGACCGAGGAGGATGTGGACATTCTCTGCGACTTCCTCGCCCGCGCCGGACTGGACGCGATCGGGGTGTTCGGGTACTCGGACGAGGACGGCACCGAGGCGGAGACGTACGACGGCAAGCTGGACGAGGACACGATCGCCGCCCGGCTCGACCGGGTCACCCGGCTCGCGGAGGACGTGACCTCGGCCCGCGCCGAGGCCCGGATCGGCGAGACGGTCGAGATCCTGATCGAGTCGATCGACGGCGACACGGCCGAGGGTCGCGCCGCTCATCAGGGCCCCGAGGTCGACGGTTCGTGCACCCTGACGGACCTTCCGGAGGGTCTGGGTGTCGGTGACCTGGTTACCGCCGAGGTGGTCGGCAGCGAAGGAGTGGACCTGATCGTCGAGTTCGCCGCGCACGTGGCCGCCCGGGAAGGCGTCCCGGCAGCTAACCTGACCGCGTGACGATCCCGCCGACGAACCCGGTGCCGCGCGCGGCCGCCGGCCCGCTCAGCGCGCCGAGTGCCTGGAACGTGGCCAACGCGCTGACTGTGCTGCGGCTCGTACTCGTGCCGCTGTTCGTCTGGCTGCTGCTCCGCGACAGTGGCGGTGCCGACGGCAACCGGCTGCTCGCGACGGCCGCCTTCGTGGTGGCCATCGTCACCGACCGGTTCGACGGCGACATCGCCCGGCGCTGGAACATGGTCACCAACTTCGGCAAGATCGCCGACCCGATCGCCGACAAGGCACTGACCGGGGCCGCGTTCATCGGGCTGTCCATCCTCGGCGACCTGCCGTGGTGGGTGACCATCGTCGTGATGGTGCGCGAATGGGGCGTGACCGCGCTCCGGTTCTGGGTGATCCGGCACGGCGTGATGCCGGCCAGCCGCGGGGGCAAACTGAAGACCGTCCTGCAGGCGATCGCCTTGGGCCTCTACCTCCTTCCCTGGCACTCGGTGGCCGTCCTGCACTGGACCGCCGTCGTTTTCATGGCCGCTGCCGTGATCGTCACCCTCGTCACGGGACTGGACTACGTCGGCCGGGCCCTCCGCCTCCGCGCGGCCGCCAAGCGTCCGCTGCCATGACCCGCGACGAATCTCAGGCCGCTCTGCACAAGCTGATCGAATTGGTGCGGGAGCGAGGCGCGACGCTTGCCACCGCG
It encodes:
- a CDS encoding helix-turn-helix domain-containing protein, whose product is MSIGTELMAARERAGMTIEQLSAATRIRSGLLTAMEADDFARCGGNFYARGHIRSIARVVKADPDVLLAKYDETHPAVDPDRGRREERLTAKSPSLHPARPRWTLVVGAILVCLMGWGMIRLFTLPSDVEANASRTTPTVAVTTPSAKPTVTKTVAKPPVKPAKPVTKKVKLTLTATKDGSYVTLRNFHGLKLFQGLLGPGSSQTVVYPGSIRVTLGSLANITIHINDKPAAPKSKRFTITPTGAIQKDK
- the rimO gene encoding 30S ribosomal protein S12 methylthiotransferase RimO, with translation MTNTPTTVALVTLGCARNDVDSEELAGRLEAGGFRLVDDAAEADTVVVNTCGFVEAAKKDSVDTLLAASDYKDSGRTQAVVAVGCLAERYGEQLAEALPETDAVLGFDDYADISERLRSILAGNKHQSHVPRDRRKLLPLAPADRAAATGVALPGHGDAAARPLTPVSREFGVLDGQDLTDAELEAAGVTRAELTDGATDRELKGRTVKASERELTIDAPDLQSAPASGPRVMRRRLDGGPMAPLKLASGCDRRCAFCAIPAFRGAFVSRRPTEVLGEAHWLAENGVREVFLVSENSTSYGKDLGDLRLLETLVGEIAAVPGLTRVRVSYLQPAEMRPTLISAMASTPGVVPYFDLSFQHASGPLLRRMRRFGDAERFLELIELVRAQAPTAGIRSNVIVGFPGETEEDVDILCDFLARAGLDAIGVFGYSDEDGTEAETYDGKLDEDTIAARLDRVTRLAEDVTSARAEARIGETVEILIESIDGDTAEGRAAHQGPEVDGSCTLTDLPEGLGVGDLVTAEVVGSEGVDLIVEFAAHVAAREGVPAANLTA
- the pgsA gene encoding CDP-diacylglycerol--glycerol-3-phosphate 3-phosphatidyltransferase, producing the protein MTIPPTNPVPRAAAGPLSAPSAWNVANALTVLRLVLVPLFVWLLLRDSGGADGNRLLATAAFVVAIVTDRFDGDIARRWNMVTNFGKIADPIADKALTGAAFIGLSILGDLPWWVTIVVMVREWGVTALRFWVIRHGVMPASRGGKLKTVLQAIALGLYLLPWHSVAVLHWTAVVFMAAAVIVTLVTGLDYVGRALRLRAAAKRPLP